The following is a genomic window from Bombina bombina isolate aBomBom1 chromosome 3, aBomBom1.pri, whole genome shotgun sequence.
acaaattctggtgtagactgtccctttaagagtagaaaatagattgatttatggaggaaacaaacaaaaaaaagacacaGGTTAAGAACATATTTCTAGGTTAGTTACTCACAGAATTAATCCAGGAGATGTATGCAGAAACTCTTGTGAATACAGTGGGTTTCAGGTAAGCGTTGCATCCCAGGGAGGACACAAAGCTAGTCACACCGTGAACTTGGTATACGCCACTGACTGCACAGTTCAGGGGTCCACCAGAGTCTCCCTAAGATTAAAAAATAGAATCAAATTACTGTCACAAGAAAAAAGATGAAGTTTGACAAGCGAGGAAAACAGTAAGATTAATGTTTTTCTTTTAACTAtgctcacaaaaaaataaaatcaaaatggaTGCACACATCTCTAGGGATACATTTTACTTCGCTCAATTTGCTACTAACAATACAAGTGCACATGGGGTTTTGAGCTTAATAGATTTAGATGCTGGTTTAGAGTCTTTGGACTATGGAAATATGTTTGTCATAAAATCTTTGCCATCTGTGATTTCCTCAACCAATATAATTTGTCTTGATCAGCTAATTTTAATTTCATTGTAGTTTATCATGGGCGTTTGCAttcgtcgggcttaccgctggtattacgagttgaaagtaaacgcgattgcttgagcgcagtcgtgatttatgctagaatgattaccacaacttctgGTTAACTATGTAACTACAAGACCGCACTTTTTCTGGTGACCAGAAGGGAGGAGGCTTGTGACAGAACCTGTGCTATTTTAAACAagcaaccccttaatgaccggcaaTGTACATTGTAcgttgtggtcattaaagggttaacatagacatatatatatacatgtttaaagatgtatatatatatatatatatatatatatatatatatatttatatgtctatatatgtattaatgtgtgtatatatgtatttacagacatacagtatatacacatataaacacataaatacatatgtacttgtatatagacatatttataagtgcattggagccctttgcagttaagtagatgaaaacatgtaaaagcatatgtatgcaatattcatatttaataaagattttaacttcacattccaatgttctgcttataagttaatatgttctaagtatttagaaatagatattccttatgtatctgtatatatttttacctatatataataatgtatagatatactgtaggtatagctatatattgtacaaaaCCCCCAGTAGATAtatgtagtaatatgtatttatgaataaatagaacatattcttatatgtgaagaaaattggaatgtgaaatattcatagtttcatgttgggttagcgcaaatgagaatatgcgatcaggtttgcacaagagtagagtgttagttttttttcaacacttttttttctccattgacttcttatGAGGAATACgtaaatattctaactttggctttttgcgctaaTTGGGTTAGTGAGTgagctaaaacagtttactttcaactcataatatgagcacaacccgacgtgcaaaaaaagctcacttctagcgcaattaacattcGAGCAGAAGCATTAATTATTGCTCTACTTGTAATCGGGTCCTATATATGTTTTGACTGTATTCTCTATATTCATGAATTTATTTagtgaaataatattatataacattTGTTAGTGCTGATTCCAACAATGCAGTATTGGGCAAAGAAGTGCTTATCTATTACAAATTCATATACATTAATCTTACATTGCAACCAGAACGGACTCCATCACCACCAGCGCACACCATGGTGGTCTTGACTGTGCTGCCCCAGTAAGAGCTGGTAGAGCAGGTGGCATGGGCAACCACAGGGAGAGGAGCCTGCTGAAGGATAGAGGGAAGAGCTCCACCAGCTGCAGAGGGAAAATGAATAAATGTCATATTTACGGCTGTGCTTTACACCGGTATATATCATGAAGATGAATATTCAATGCTAAAATACCTTGAAATGCAATGGAACCAATTAGCATTATAACTTGAATAAGAACTAGGGTGACCATATGTTTAGAAACAGCGgtcctaaaaccgctgctccttaactcgtccgccacttttgaggtggcggacagcaatcagcccgatcaaatgcaatcagggtgattgacaccccctgctagcggccgattgactgtgaaatctgcagggggaggtattgcaccagctgtcggcatttatcaatgtgcggccgacatgattcgctatagcggatcatgtctgtccgcacaatgataaatctacccccttgaaTATCTCCCCTGtacggcaaggttttgaatattaggTTCTAAGTGACAACACCACACAAGGGAAGAAGGAtgagaaatgtaatatttaaagttGTAATTACCATATACTAAAAAGATCATTTATGAGTCTGGAAGTACCTTCAGCATGCCAAATTCTTTCACTTCGCACACTCCCACTGCTCTCAGGCAAGCCCTAACAATCCTTCATACCCCACCCCTGATAGGACCCTTCACCCACCCCTAGAAATGGCCCTACATCACAAGCATAGGCACTATATATTAGAGAAATTGTAACATCCACCCCTCAGAATCAACTTACTGCTGGTCCTGCCCCATCCGCTGATGGTGCAAGCATGGTTATGGGCAAGGACAGTTCCACTGCTGGGCAGGGTAGCCAGTTTCACATAACTGTTCAGAACAGCATTTGATGCCAGACGAAGGACTGCAATATCATAACTGTACAAAAAGGTAGATTTGAAAATTTAGTTATGCACGAAAGATGACACTTTAAGAGGCAttgaactcaaaatgtaattccctataAAATGAATTATTATGCATAGTGAAAAAATGTACATAATTTGATttgcctaatattcttgtaatttaagtctgaaaattgtgtttttttcactcCCCCCAGAAAAGATGGAGTGCATTTCATGAAAAACTAAACCAAACCCTCATACATGCTGTACGGTGATTGTTTGATTTGTACAGGAGTTCATTTATATAATtacatttaataatttatatattagaAGAAAACACTCATATTAAGGGGAACTCCAAAACAATACACATGCTGCTTAGAAATTATTGTTAAAtgcttttaaaccatttattttgaaTGCAGATTTTTTTTCAATACAGATATTCATTTCTGATGCATACACAAAGAATCTCTTTAATGCATCACTTTTATGTTTTTGTTAGGTTGACTCTGAATGTCAAAATTAATTTAGGAACTGTAAGACAGTATCAATTtgtattataatttaaaataataaagttattctgTGTAGGACCTTAGTAAATTGATATTCTTGAAAAGCTTTTTCCTCTTACGCTTCTTACCCAGCAGCAACGTTGTTGGTGTTCCAGTTTGCATGTTTAATGATTTGCTGTACAGCAATGACCTgttcagttccatcgttcaagctAAGGTTATGTTCTCCCAACACCACACGGAAGGAAACAACCCTAATTAGCATAGGAAACACAACATTTGGTATTGGGTGGTACCTGCTTAATGTGTTTTTCATAATGACGCTGTATTAATTCTCATACAGTGGTAGATTTCTTTATTGTCTTAGATTCCAAGACACAAACCAAAATGGCATACATATGTAaagtattttaattgtttttcaggACTAGTCCACATACTGCAAGGATATAAAGAGACAATGATAGGAGAGGATGCTACCATTCTCATAGTTGCCAAcagacagtccctggattttgttgtatgtccctggatttttttttgtccctggaaatgtccctgaaaatctcttttgcacatttgttgtttgtatatatatatatatatatatatatatatatatatatatatatatatatatatatatatatatatatatatacacacacacacacacacacacacacacacacacacacatgataaatagatatagtgtattatttaaatataattaattcctaatggaatattattattattgaatgggtttacatattatttgtctttctaattttgatgctgtgttgtaaaaatagccatatgcccagaatgtgttccagagacttggtaggtgtaagagcttggtgctgtaatctgtataataaactatggataaatctaaattatactattactttcaaatgggtgtgttttgattgcagaactgagtgggcggagcagttgaacagtaggtcgtcaatactccagtaacccgcttgcttgctctactgcaaagtgtcc
Proteins encoded in this region:
- the LOC128652043 gene encoding chymotrypsin-like elastase family member 1 isoform X1; this encodes MLRFLLLATLVLCGQCSEDLSFLEENGRVVGGTNSAKNAWPWQVSLQYLSGSSWYHTCGGSLIRANWVLTAAHCVDRVVSFRVVLGEHNLSLNDGTEQVIAVQQIIKHANWNTNNVAAGYDIAVLRLASNAVLNSYVKLATLPSSGTVLAHNHACTISGWGRTSTGGALPSILQQAPLPVVAHATCSTSSYWGSTVKTTMVCAGGDGVRSGCNGDSGGPLNCAVSGVYQVHGVTSFVSSLGCNAYLKPTVFTRVSAYISWINSNVY
- the LOC128652043 gene encoding chymotrypsin-like elastase family member 1 isoform X2, with the translated sequence MLRFLLLATLVLCGQCSEDLSFLEENGRVVGGTNSAKNAWPWQVSLQYLSGSSWYHTCGGSLIRANWVLTAAHCVDRVVSFRVVLGEHNLSLNDGTEQVIAVQQIIKHANWNTNNVAAGYDIAVLRLASNAVLNSYVKLATLPSSGTVLAHNHACTISGWGRTSTGGALPSILQQAPLPVVAHATCSTSSYWGSTVKTTMVCAGGDGVRSGCNGDSGGPLNCAVSGVYQVHGVTSFVSSLGCNAYLKPTVFTRVSAYISWINSVSN